The proteins below are encoded in one region of Ursus arctos isolate Adak ecotype North America unplaced genomic scaffold, UrsArc2.0 scaffold_24, whole genome shotgun sequence:
- the SLC46A1 gene encoding proton-coupled folate transporter, with translation MEGRASPPGEARARRGPAVLCRGPVEPLVFLANFSLVLQGPLTTQYLWHRFSADLGYNGTRDRGSCSNHSADPIMKEVETLTSHWTLYMNLGGFLVGIFSSTLLGAWSDCVGRRPLLVLASLGLLLQAVVSIFVVQLQLHVGYFVLGRILCAFLGDFSGLLAASFASVADVSSNRSRTMRMALLEACIGVAGMLASLLGGHWLRAQGYANPFWLALALLIAMTLYAAFCFGETVKEPTPARLFTLRHHRSIVQLYVTPAPEKSRKHLALYSLAVFTVVTVHFGAQDILTLYELSKPLCWDSKLIGYGSAAQHLPYLTSLLGLRLLQHCLADAWVAEIGLAFNILGMVVFAFATITPLMFTGYGLLFLSLVTTPIIRAKLSRLVGESEHGALFSAVACTNSLAMLMASGIFNSLYPATLNFMKGFPFLLGAGLLFIPAILIGVLEKTNPRSEFQQFPQSP, from the exons ATGGAGGGGCGCGCGAGCCCCCCGGGCGAGGCCCGCGCGCGCCGTGGGCCTGCGGTGCTGTGCCGCGGCCCCGTGGAGCCGCTCGTCTTCCTCGCCAACTTCTCTTTGGTCCTGCAGGGCCCGCTCACCACGCAGTACTTGTGGCACCGCTTCAGTGCGGACCTCGGCTACAATGGCACCCGCGACAGGGGCAGCTGCAGCAACCACAGCGCGGACCCCATCATGAAG GAAGTGGAGACCCTTACCTCCCACTGGACCCTCTACATGAACCTGGGCGGCTTCCTGGTGGGGATCTTCTCATCCACCCTGCTGGGTGCCTGGAGTGACTGCGTGGGCCGCCGCCCGCTGCTGGTGCTGGCCTCCCTGGGCCTGTTGCTGCAGGCGGTGGTGTCCATCTTTGTGGTGCAGCTCCAGCTCCACGTCGGCTACTTCGTGCTGGGCCGCATCCTTTGCGCTTTCCTTGGGGACTTCAGTGGCCTTCTGGCCGCAAGCTTTGCTTCCGTGGCAGATGTCAGCTCCAACCGCAGCCGTACCATGCGAATGGCCTTGCTGGAAGCGTGCATCGGGGTGGCAGGGATGCTGGCGAGCCTCCTGGGGGGCCACTGGCTCCGGGCCCAGGGTTATGCCAACCCCTTCTGGCTGGCCTTGGCCTTGTTGATAGCCATGACTCTCTATGCAGCCTTCTGCTTTGGTGAGACGGTGAAGGAGCCAACGCCTGCCCGGCTCTTCACGCTCCGTCACCACCGATCCATCGTCCAGCTGTACGTGACTCCAGCCCCAGAGAAGTCCAGGAAGCATTTGGCCCTGTATTCATTGGCCGTCTTCACGGTAGTCACTGTACACTTTGGGGCCCAGGACATCCTGACCCTCTATGAGCTGAGCAAACCCCTCTGCTGGGACTCCAAGCTGATCGGCTACGGTTCTGCGGCTCAGCACCTCCCCTACCTCACCAGCCTGCTGGGCCTGCGGCTTCTGCAGCACTGCCTGGCTGACGCCTGGGTGGCCGAGATTGGCCTGGCCTTCAACATTTTGGGGATGGTGGTCTTTGCATTTGCTACTATCACCCCCCTCATGTTTACAG GGTATGGGCTCCTGTTCCTGTCATTAGTCACCACACCCATCATCCGGGCCAAACTGTCCAGGCTGGTGGGCGAGTCAGAGCACG GTGCTCTCTTTTCTGCTGTGGCCTGCACCAATAGCTTGGCCATGCTGATGGCTTCTGGCATTTTCAACTCGCTCTACCCAGCCACCCTGAACTTCATGAAGGGGTTCCCCTTCCTTCTGGGAGCCGGCCTCCTCTTCATCCCAGCCATTCTGATTGG GGTGCTGGAAAAGACTAATCCTCGCTCTGAATTCCAGCAGTTTCCTCAGAGTCCCTGA